A window from Mycolicibacterium tokaiense encodes these proteins:
- a CDS encoding terminase large subunit domain-containing protein — protein sequence MTAIAALATARALSSARSRRKPASPAELARRLIPGYVVTPAIQLLSDELVRAVETPDSRLIVTMPPRTGKSWLTSQVFPVWQLSRDPDAEIIVKSYGDALAEEHSAAARRLIADHAEVVGIELAQDKQAVGRWRVAGHRGGMLAGGVLSSTTGFGATVLVVDDPIRGAADADSDAYRRRLAAGFNADLMTRLMPGGSAIVVTTRWHREDIAGRLLDAPGSRWRCVNIPAISTAGVPDALTRDRTGVAMTSAVGRTAAQFREIEAEVGSRAWAAMYLGAPSTPSGGLIKTAWIEQWRLPAAPPGVVKIVVGVDPADSGEGDETGIIAASLSADGVVSLIADVSGQLTSDQWSRRAVELARDVGASEVAIEAFSARTTYTRLVTEALPGYALNRPVRVTGWPPKGTDRGKGDAVTRATGLLAALETGRARVAGYLPEFEAQAVTWEAGQHQPDRVAAAVVAYDVLAHSIGGQVTIASPIDTIRRHREGRMPPPPAWMRRNIGNGWVG from the coding sequence GTGACCGCCATCGCCGCCCTGGCCACAGCCCGCGCCCTCAGCTCGGCCAGAAGCCGGCGAAAGCCCGCCTCACCCGCCGAGCTGGCCCGCCGGTTGATTCCCGGCTACGTGGTCACCCCGGCCATCCAATTGCTGTCCGATGAGCTGGTGCGCGCGGTCGAGACCCCTGACTCCCGACTGATCGTGACCATGCCGCCCCGAACGGGCAAGAGCTGGCTCACTTCCCAGGTGTTCCCCGTATGGCAACTGTCCCGTGACCCGGACGCCGAGATCATCGTGAAGTCCTACGGTGACGCCCTGGCCGAGGAACACAGCGCCGCCGCCCGCCGCCTGATCGCGGATCACGCCGAGGTGGTCGGCATCGAGCTTGCCCAGGACAAGCAGGCGGTGGGCCGTTGGCGCGTGGCCGGTCACCGAGGCGGCATGTTGGCAGGCGGCGTCCTTTCCAGCACAACGGGCTTCGGCGCCACCGTGCTCGTAGTTGACGATCCGATCCGTGGCGCCGCCGACGCCGATTCCGACGCCTACCGGCGGCGGCTGGCGGCGGGGTTCAACGCCGACCTGATGACCCGGCTCATGCCCGGCGGGTCGGCCATCGTGGTGACCACCCGGTGGCACCGTGAGGACATCGCGGGCCGGTTGCTCGACGCGCCCGGCAGCCGGTGGCGGTGCGTCAACATCCCGGCCATCAGCACCGCCGGGGTGCCCGACGCCCTGACCCGAGACCGCACCGGCGTGGCCATGACCAGCGCCGTGGGCCGCACCGCCGCCCAGTTCCGCGAGATCGAGGCCGAGGTGGGTTCCCGCGCCTGGGCGGCGATGTACCTCGGCGCCCCCAGCACGCCCTCAGGTGGCCTGATCAAGACAGCGTGGATCGAGCAGTGGCGGCTCCCGGCAGCACCGCCCGGCGTCGTCAAGATCGTGGTGGGCGTGGACCCTGCCGATTCCGGTGAAGGTGACGAGACGGGCATCATCGCCGCCAGCCTCAGCGCCGACGGCGTGGTGTCCCTGATCGCTGATGTGAGCGGCCAACTGACCAGCGACCAGTGGAGCCGCCGCGCCGTCGAGTTGGCCCGTGATGTCGGGGCCAGTGAGGTTGCCATTGAGGCGTTCTCAGCGCGGACCACCTACACCCGGTTGGTGACTGAGGCGCTGCCCGGGTACGCGCTGAACCGCCCTGTGCGGGTGACGGGTTGGCCACCCAAGGGCACCGACCGAGGCAAGGGTGATGCGGTCACACGGGCCACAGGCTTGCTGGCGGCGCTCGAAACGGGGCGGGCCAGAGTGGCGGGGTACCTGCCCGAGTTCGAAGCCCAGGCGGTCACCTGGGAGGCCGGGCAGCACCAGCCTGACCGTGTGGCGGCGGCGGTGGTGGCCTACGACGT